The following are encoded in a window of Cupriavidus oxalaticus genomic DNA:
- a CDS encoding CheR family methyltransferase produces MAKNRERPLSSQLVFPVVGIGASAGGIEALIQVFDGLPARTGAAFVLVVHLAPDHASNLAPVLQAHTTMPVRQVTDTTRIEANHVYVIAPNHSLTMIDGYLRVGPQERRDGRGAAIDLFFRSLADAHRQRAVCVVLSGAGSDGSVGLTRIKELGGITIAQEPEEAEYSSMPRTAISTGLVDFVMRANEIPQRLLDLWNTASHIQLPRPPDEEDAPEPAPPSESNERALREIMVILRTRTSHDFRHYKRATVLRRIERRLQVNGLTDLQQYRDYLHLHPEETAPLLQDMLISVTNFFRDREAFDLLRADVLPRLFQDRTENDSIRVWAPGCATGEEAYSLAMLLQETSSQTPDQLPFQVFATDIDERAVAIARNGLYPEPIIADVEPARVRQFFTKDGTHFRVRKELRERVLFALHNVLSDPPFSRLDLICCRNLLIYLDREAQAEILRTFHFALRPGGYLFLGSSEAADSVSNLFSVVDKKARIYRANVAVRVETPLPLSAGMLNARSPVTVLQPAGKRKFSFGDLHQRLIEQHAPPSVLVSRDSEIVHLSDRAGRFLQYAGGVPSHNIIGAVRQELRLELRTAIYQALQTNHSVEARRVQLERDGRQFFVNMTARPVHDAEANGDFVLVLFDEVEDSMSATPRGQAADERDPLIAQLERELHRTKEQLQATIEQSETSTEELKASNEELQAINEELRSTTEELETSKEELQSINEELTTVNAELKSKVEETGKINDDLQNLIMANDIGTVFVDRNLRIKRYTPRATDVFSIIPSDIGRSLLDITHRLDYDKLADDAGEAFDSLRLIEREVKSNDGCWYLARFLPYRTTEDRIEGAVLSFIDITSRRTAEERLSEGEKRMNIVAESTRDYAIITFDDEGRVTSWNTGAERIFGYAEAEMLGQEAEVLYTPEDRAARIAQEEMAQARLYGRVEEDRWHQRKDGSRFRASGVLSRLDKGGFSGFAKIMRNLDEVALTRLATRTGRQGVIASPDALSGERADARAERMRDEFLAVVSHELKHPLNLISASAELIIRSPEARGNPVIQRAAGTIRRTVIGQAHIIDDLLDMSRLRTGKLSIARAPVDWHEVVDRVCRAIEEEAGRKSIALERDLPAGTLMIDADLTRVEQVVWNLISNALKYTSAGGSIRVSLARERGEGVLEIRDTGVGIDAQSLPHIFDMFRQGTAPSARQGGLGIGLSLVRELATMQGGTVRANSDGIGKGSVFTVTFPLREEIAADTTPAPAPSLPLGGTEILLVDDDSGTVETFKLLLEMEGASVSVATSGQEALDRLGQHCPDLLLSDIGMPGMSGLDFIRAIRRQPHLHKLTAIALSGYGRPDDIRESMQAGFDAHLTKPVSLEALLNAIRELRVA; encoded by the coding sequence ATGGCCAAGAATCGTGAACGCCCCCTGTCCAGCCAGCTCGTCTTTCCCGTGGTCGGGATCGGCGCGTCCGCCGGGGGTATTGAAGCCCTGATCCAGGTATTCGACGGGCTGCCCGCCCGCACCGGCGCAGCCTTTGTCCTCGTCGTCCACCTCGCGCCCGACCACGCCAGCAACCTGGCGCCGGTGCTGCAGGCACACACCACCATGCCGGTACGGCAGGTCACCGACACCACGCGCATCGAAGCCAACCACGTCTACGTCATTGCGCCCAACCACAGCCTGACCATGATCGACGGCTACCTGCGCGTGGGCCCGCAGGAACGCCGCGACGGCCGCGGCGCGGCCATCGACCTGTTCTTCCGCTCGCTGGCCGATGCCCATCGCCAGCGCGCCGTGTGCGTGGTGTTGTCCGGCGCCGGCTCCGACGGCTCGGTCGGGCTGACCCGCATCAAGGAGCTGGGCGGCATCACCATCGCCCAGGAGCCGGAGGAAGCCGAATACTCGAGCATGCCGCGCACAGCCATCAGCACCGGCCTGGTCGACTTCGTCATGCGCGCCAACGAGATCCCGCAGCGCCTGCTCGACCTGTGGAATACCGCCAGCCATATCCAGCTGCCCAGGCCGCCCGACGAAGAAGACGCACCCGAGCCCGCGCCGCCATCGGAAAGCAACGAGCGCGCGCTGCGCGAGATCATGGTGATCCTGCGCACCCGCACTTCGCATGATTTCCGCCACTACAAGCGCGCCACGGTGCTGCGCCGCATCGAGCGCCGGCTGCAGGTCAATGGCCTGACGGACCTGCAGCAATACCGCGACTACCTGCACCTGCACCCGGAAGAAACGGCACCGCTGCTGCAGGACATGCTGATCAGCGTGACCAATTTCTTCCGCGACAGGGAAGCGTTTGACCTGCTGCGCGCCGACGTGCTGCCGCGCCTGTTCCAGGACCGCACCGAGAACGACTCGATCCGGGTCTGGGCGCCTGGCTGCGCCACCGGCGAAGAAGCGTATTCGCTGGCCATGCTGCTGCAGGAAACGTCGTCGCAGACCCCCGACCAGCTGCCGTTCCAGGTCTTTGCCACCGATATCGACGAACGCGCCGTGGCGATCGCGCGCAACGGGCTGTACCCCGAACCGATCATCGCCGACGTCGAGCCGGCGCGGGTGCGGCAGTTCTTCACCAAGGACGGCACGCACTTCCGCGTGCGCAAGGAGCTGCGCGAGCGCGTGCTGTTCGCGCTGCACAACGTGCTCAGCGATCCGCCGTTCTCGCGGCTGGACCTGATCTGCTGCCGCAACCTGCTGATCTACCTGGACCGCGAGGCGCAGGCCGAGATCCTGCGCACCTTCCATTTCGCGCTGCGCCCGGGCGGCTACCTGTTCCTGGGCAGCTCCGAAGCCGCCGACAGCGTCAGCAACCTGTTTTCGGTGGTCGACAAGAAGGCCCGCATCTACCGCGCCAACGTCGCGGTGCGCGTCGAAACGCCGTTGCCGCTGTCGGCCGGCATGCTCAATGCGCGCTCGCCGGTGACGGTGCTGCAGCCCGCCGGCAAGCGCAAGTTCTCCTTCGGCGACCTGCACCAGCGCCTGATCGAGCAGCACGCGCCGCCGAGCGTGCTGGTCAGCCGCGATTCCGAGATCGTGCACCTGTCGGACCGCGCCGGGCGCTTCCTGCAGTACGCCGGCGGCGTGCCCTCGCACAACATCATCGGCGCGGTGCGCCAGGAACTGCGGCTGGAACTGCGTACCGCGATCTACCAGGCGCTGCAGACCAACCACAGCGTCGAGGCCAGGCGCGTGCAGCTCGAACGCGACGGCAGGCAGTTCTTCGTCAACATGACCGCGCGCCCGGTACACGACGCCGAAGCCAACGGCGACTTCGTGCTGGTGCTGTTCGATGAGGTCGAGGACAGCATGAGCGCGACGCCGCGCGGCCAGGCCGCCGACGAGCGCGACCCGCTGATCGCGCAGCTCGAACGCGAATTGCATCGCACCAAGGAGCAGCTGCAGGCCACCATCGAGCAGTCCGAGACCTCGACCGAGGAGCTGAAGGCCTCCAACGAAGAACTGCAGGCGATCAACGAGGAGCTGCGCTCGACCACGGAAGAGCTGGAGACCAGCAAGGAAGAACTGCAGTCGATCAATGAAGAGCTGACCACCGTCAACGCCGAACTCAAGTCCAAGGTCGAGGAAACCGGCAAGATCAATGACGACCTGCAGAACCTGATCATGGCCAACGACATCGGCACGGTCTTCGTCGATCGCAACCTGCGCATCAAGCGCTACACCCCGCGTGCCACCGATGTCTTCAGCATCATCCCGTCCGACATCGGCCGTTCGCTGCTCGATATCACGCACCGGCTCGATTACGACAAGCTTGCCGACGATGCCGGCGAAGCCTTCGATTCCCTGCGCCTGATCGAACGCGAGGTCAAGAGCAACGACGGTTGCTGGTACCTGGCGCGCTTCCTGCCGTACCGCACCACCGAGGACCGCATCGAGGGCGCGGTGCTGTCGTTCATCGACATCACCTCGCGCCGCACCGCGGAAGAGCGCCTCAGCGAAGGCGAGAAGCGCATGAATATCGTGGCCGAAAGCACCCGCGACTACGCCATCATCACCTTCGACGACGAAGGCCGCGTCACCAGCTGGAACACCGGCGCGGAACGCATCTTCGGCTATGCCGAGGCGGAGATGCTCGGACAGGAGGCGGAAGTCCTGTACACGCCCGAAGACCGTGCCGCCCGCATTGCCCAGGAAGAAATGGCGCAGGCGCGCCTGTACGGCCGCGTTGAAGAAGACCGCTGGCACCAGCGCAAGGACGGCAGCCGCTTCCGCGCCAGCGGCGTGCTGTCGCGCCTGGACAAGGGCGGCTTCAGCGGCTTTGCCAAGATCATGCGCAACCTCGACGAAGTGGCGCTGACGCGGCTGGCCACGCGCACCGGGCGCCAGGGGGTCATCGCTTCCCCCGATGCGCTCTCCGGCGAACGCGCCGACGCGCGTGCCGAACGCATGCGCGACGAGTTCCTGGCCGTGGTGTCGCACGAACTCAAGCATCCGCTCAACCTGATCAGCGCCAGCGCCGAACTGATCATCCGTTCCCCCGAAGCGCGCGGCAACCCGGTGATCCAGCGCGCCGCCGGCACCATCCGGCGCACCGTGATCGGCCAGGCGCACATCATCGACGACCTGCTCGACATGTCGCGCCTGCGCACCGGCAAGCTGTCGATTGCGCGCGCGCCGGTCGACTGGCACGAAGTGGTCGACCGCGTCTGCCGCGCCATCGAGGAAGAGGCCGGGCGCAAGAGCATCGCGCTCGAGCGCGATTTGCCGGCCGGCACGCTGATGATCGACGCCGACCTGACCCGGGTCGAGCAGGTGGTCTGGAACCTGATCAGCAATGCGCTCAAGTACACCAGCGCCGGCGGCAGCATCAGGGTTTCGCTGGCGCGAGAGCGCGGCGAAGGCGTGCTGGAGATACGCGATACCGGCGTTGGCATCGACGCGCAGAGCCTGCCGCATATCTTCGATATGTTTCGCCAGGGCACCGCGCCGAGCGCACGGCAGGGCGGCCTTGGCATCGGCCTGTCGCTGGTACGCGAGCTGGCGACCATGCAGGGCGGCACGGTGCGCGCGAATTCGGACGGGATCGGCAAGGGTTCGGTGTTCACGGTGACGTTCCCGCTGCGCGAGGAAATCGCGGCCGACACCACGCCGGCGCCCGCGCCGTCGCTGCCGCTGGGCGGCACCGAGATCCTGCTGGTCGACGACGATTCCGGCACGGTCGAGACCTTCAAGCTGCTGCTCGAAATGGAGGGCGCCAGCGTATCGGTCGCCACCAGCGGGCAGGAGGCACTGGACCGCCTCGGGCAGCATTGTCCCGACCTGTTGCTGTCTGACATCGGCATGCCCGGCATGTCGGGGCTGGACTTCATTCGCGCCATCCGCCGCCAGCCGCACCTGCACAAGCTGACCGCGATTGCATTGAGCGGCTATGGCCGGCCGGACGATATCCGGGAGTCGATGCAGGCAGGCTTCGACGCCCACCTGACCAAGCCGGTTTCACTGGAGGCCTTGCTGAACGCCATCCGGGAACTGCGCGTGGCCTGA
- a CDS encoding chemotaxis protein CheB → MKRDTIVLGASSGGVDALREIAAGLPAGLEATVLAVLHIGANPSMLPDMLASAGPLPARHARDGEPLRPGAIYVAPPDHHLMIVDEHAQLVRGPKENFARPAIDPLFRSAAVARRNRVVAAVLTGQLDDGAAGLRAVRQCGGVTIVQDPDSAFAADMPRNAMRASPPDYVLPLAAIAPRLVELAGSAAGPFAELPESLRIEHGVALGPSSIEAVERIALPSALTCPECGGALWQMRDTQPPRFRCHTGHAFGMSTLRHAADGSLEHTLFDALRALHEQRELYTQIAAYHMQVGETGESRRYTEAAGRAAASAKRIEGWLREG, encoded by the coding sequence ATGAAGCGCGACACCATAGTCCTGGGCGCCTCTTCCGGCGGCGTCGATGCGCTGCGGGAAATCGCCGCCGGTCTGCCGGCCGGCCTGGAGGCGACCGTACTGGCCGTGCTGCATATCGGCGCCAATCCGAGCATGCTGCCCGACATGCTGGCGAGCGCCGGGCCGCTGCCGGCTCGCCATGCCCGCGATGGCGAGCCGCTGCGGCCCGGCGCGATCTATGTGGCGCCGCCCGACCACCACCTGATGATCGTCGACGAGCATGCGCAGCTGGTGCGCGGGCCGAAAGAGAACTTTGCGCGGCCGGCGATCGATCCGCTGTTCCGGAGCGCGGCCGTGGCGCGCCGCAACCGCGTGGTCGCGGCAGTGCTGACCGGCCAGCTCGACGACGGCGCGGCCGGCCTGCGCGCAGTGCGCCAGTGCGGCGGCGTAACCATCGTGCAGGATCCCGACAGCGCTTTCGCGGCCGACATGCCGCGCAACGCCATGCGCGCCTCGCCGCCCGACTACGTGCTGCCGCTGGCGGCGATCGCGCCCAGGCTGGTGGAACTGGCCGGCTCCGCGGCAGGCCCCTTCGCCGAGCTGCCCGAATCGTTGCGCATCGAGCACGGCGTAGCGCTGGGCCCCTCCTCGATCGAGGCCGTGGAAAGGATTGCGCTGCCGTCAGCGCTGACGTGCCCTGAATGCGGTGGCGCCCTCTGGCAGATGCGCGACACGCAGCCGCCACGCTTCCGCTGCCACACCGGCCATGCCTTCGGCATGTCGACGCTGCGCCACGCCGCCGATGGCTCACTCGAACACACGCTCTTCGATGCCTTGCGCGCGCTGCACGAACAGCGCGAGCTTTACACGCAGATTGCGGCGTATCATATGCAAGTCGGCGAAACCGGCGAATCACGCCGGTACACCGAGGCAGCGGGCCGCGCTGCAGCGTCCGCGAAGCGCATCGAAGGCTGGCTCCGCGAGGGATAG
- a CDS encoding recombinase family protein codes for MTSTFIYSNRARDLEAMEDELRIADRAGYTVDLRRAFWECEPASVPAAERPRLLSLLQRVRAGDTLVTMQLSCLGWSVQEVLGTIRRFRLLGVALHCVQLSRANLACAAPPEAVMVLRAVAALEGSTRSARVRDSLAAAKAMGRAVGRPPKHKPDERDAILRSLAEGQTVSETARRFNTSRQTVLRIRAAAPAIVQPSGTGIATGTAAAPDVPAEVSTVE; via the coding sequence ATGACGTCTACCTTCATCTACTCGAACCGCGCCCGTGACCTCGAAGCGATGGAAGACGAACTGCGCATAGCCGACCGGGCCGGCTATACCGTGGACCTGCGCCGTGCTTTCTGGGAGTGCGAGCCGGCCTCGGTGCCCGCGGCCGAACGGCCGCGGCTGCTGTCGCTGCTGCAACGGGTGCGGGCCGGCGATACCCTGGTGACGATGCAGCTGAGCTGCCTGGGCTGGAGCGTGCAGGAAGTGCTGGGCACGATCCGCCGGTTCCGCCTGCTCGGGGTGGCGCTGCATTGCGTGCAGCTCAGCCGCGCCAACCTGGCCTGCGCCGCACCGCCGGAGGCGGTCATGGTGCTGCGCGCCGTGGCCGCGCTGGAGGGCAGCACGCGCAGCGCGCGCGTGCGCGACAGCCTGGCTGCGGCCAAGGCCATGGGCCGGGCGGTGGGGCGCCCGCCCAAGCACAAGCCCGACGAGCGCGATGCCATCCTGCGCTCGCTGGCGGAAGGCCAGACGGTCAGCGAAACCGCGCGGCGCTTCAACACCTCGCGCCAGACCGTGCTGCGGATACGCGCGGCGGCGCCGGCCATCGTCCAGCCATCCGGCACCGGCATCGCCACCGGCACCGCTGCCGCGCCCGACGTGCCGGCAGAGGTATCCACCGTGGAGTAG
- a CDS encoding hemerythrin domain-containing protein, whose amino-acid sequence MDKSKIPADQAEALGALMDDHRAVKKLFKAFKDTGDRHEKKSIALEVCQQLTVHATIEEEIFYPALRGVGDDIDDMLDEAQVEHQVAKDLIAAIEEDPAGDMLEANFTVLSEYVSHHIEEEEGELFKHAIKAKVNLRDVAAAMAARKEELMQQTA is encoded by the coding sequence GTGGACAAGTCGAAGATTCCCGCAGACCAGGCCGAGGCCCTCGGCGCCTTGATGGACGATCACCGCGCGGTCAAGAAACTGTTCAAGGCGTTCAAGGACACCGGGGACCGGCATGAAAAGAAATCGATCGCGCTCGAGGTCTGCCAGCAGCTGACCGTGCATGCCACCATCGAGGAAGAGATCTTCTACCCGGCGCTGCGCGGCGTAGGCGATGACATCGACGACATGCTGGACGAAGCCCAGGTCGAGCACCAGGTCGCCAAGGACCTGATCGCGGCGATCGAGGAGGACCCGGCAGGGGATATGCTCGAAGCCAACTTTACGGTGCTGTCCGAGTACGTCTCCCACCATATCGAGGAAGAGGAAGGCGAACTGTTCAAGCACGCGATCAAGGCGAAGGTCAACCTGCGCGACGTGGCAGCGGCCATGGCGGCGCGCAAGGAAGAACTGATGCAGCAAACGGCCTGA
- the fdxA gene encoding ferredoxin FdxA: MTFVVTDACIQCRHTDCVEVCPMTCFHEGPNFLAIDPDQCIDCSMCVPMCPVGAIYSEHDLPGDKRHFIALNAELSRRPDWPPLLQAKGPIAGHEQWADHPDRLALLAR, from the coding sequence ATGACCTTTGTCGTGACGGATGCCTGCATCCAGTGCCGCCACACCGACTGCGTCGAAGTCTGCCCGATGACGTGTTTCCACGAAGGGCCCAACTTCCTCGCCATCGACCCCGACCAGTGCATCGACTGCTCGATGTGCGTGCCGATGTGCCCGGTGGGCGCCATCTATTCCGAGCATGACCTGCCTGGCGACAAGCGCCATTTCATCGCGCTGAACGCCGAGCTGTCGCGCCGGCCGGACTGGCCGCCGCTGCTGCAGGCCAAGGGCCCGATCGCGGGTCACGAGCAATGGGCGGATCATCCTGACCGTCTGGCACTGCTGGCGCGCTAG
- a CDS encoding substrate-binding domain-containing protein has product MLRISILPHLQIRDDGSPGAGALDVSRLVALLGHIEESGSISHSAQAVSLSYRYAWGILRDAEALFGGPLIDKTRGRGSALTPLAQQLVWASKRIGARLSPTLDSLASELEIELKKLMEQSGAAVRLHASHGFAVAALRDFLDEQQVRHDLKYCGSVEAVAALAEGACDIAGFHVPVGEFEHGMWRHFTTWLKPGTHCLVHLAVRSQGLFVRPGNPLGIRTLEDLTRREVRFVNRQVGSGTRLLLDLMLAARHIDPARIEGYSNGEFTHAAVAAYIGSGMADVGFGVETAARRFGLGFEPVIKERYFFAIEKSMLRSAALSGAVGALTSEAFRQRVDALPGYDGALTGSVLTLDEAFPDYTGTR; this is encoded by the coding sequence ATGCTTCGCATCTCGATCCTCCCCCACCTGCAAATCCGCGACGACGGCAGCCCCGGCGCCGGGGCCCTCGACGTGTCGCGGCTGGTCGCCCTGCTGGGCCATATCGAGGAATCGGGCAGCATCAGTCACTCCGCGCAGGCGGTGTCGCTGTCGTACCGCTACGCCTGGGGCATCCTGCGTGACGCCGAGGCCCTGTTCGGCGGCCCGCTGATCGACAAGACCCGCGGGCGCGGCAGCGCGCTGACCCCGCTGGCGCAGCAGCTGGTGTGGGCCAGCAAGCGGATCGGCGCGCGGCTGTCGCCAACGCTGGACAGCCTGGCCTCCGAGCTGGAAATCGAACTGAAGAAGCTGATGGAGCAGTCCGGGGCGGCAGTGCGGCTGCATGCCAGCCATGGTTTCGCGGTGGCCGCGCTGCGCGACTTCCTCGACGAGCAGCAGGTGCGGCACGACCTGAAGTACTGCGGCAGCGTCGAGGCGGTGGCGGCGCTGGCCGAGGGCGCGTGCGATATCGCCGGCTTCCATGTGCCGGTGGGCGAGTTCGAGCACGGCATGTGGCGCCACTTCACCACCTGGCTCAAGCCCGGCACGCACTGCCTGGTGCACCTGGCGGTGCGCAGCCAGGGCCTGTTCGTGCGCCCGGGCAACCCGCTCGGGATCCGCACGCTGGAAGACCTGACCCGGCGCGAGGTGCGCTTCGTCAACCGGCAGGTGGGCTCGGGCACGCGGCTGCTGCTCGACCTGATGCTGGCCGCGCGCCATATCGACCCGGCACGGATCGAGGGCTACAGCAACGGCGAGTTCACCCACGCCGCGGTGGCGGCGTATATCGGCAGCGGCATGGCGGATGTGGGCTTCGGCGTGGAAACCGCGGCGCGGCGCTTCGGGCTGGGCTTCGAGCCGGTGATCAAGGAGCGCTACTTCTTCGCCATCGAAAAATCGATGCTGCGCAGCGCGGCGCTGTCCGGCGCGGTCGGCGCGCTGACCAGCGAGGCGTTCCGCCAGCGCGTCGATGCGCTGCCGGGCTATGACGGCGCGCTGACCGGCAGCGTGCTGACGCTGGACGAAGCGTTTCCCGACTACACCGGCACGCGCTAG
- a CDS encoding formate dehydrogenase subunit gamma: protein MPDTAPNAQACAAAIDAIVAARQDMPGALLPILHEIQDTQGHIPEAAVPVIARALNLSRAEVHGVITFYHHFRQQPAGRHVIQVCRAEACQAVGAEALAEHATRSLGCGFHETSADGAVTLEPVYCLGQCACGPAVMVGERLHGYVDAKRFDALVRSLREAQAANETAEVQA, encoded by the coding sequence ATGCCAGACACTGCTCCCAACGCCCAGGCCTGCGCCGCCGCGATCGACGCCATCGTGGCCGCGCGGCAAGACATGCCGGGCGCATTGCTGCCGATCCTGCACGAGATCCAGGATACGCAGGGCCATATCCCCGAGGCCGCCGTGCCGGTGATCGCGCGCGCGCTGAACCTGTCGCGCGCCGAGGTGCATGGCGTGATCACCTTCTACCACCACTTCCGCCAGCAGCCGGCCGGCCGCCATGTGATCCAGGTGTGCCGGGCGGAGGCTTGCCAGGCGGTCGGCGCCGAGGCGCTGGCAGAGCATGCCACGCGCTCGCTCGGCTGCGGCTTCCATGAAACCAGCGCCGACGGCGCGGTCACGCTGGAGCCGGTGTACTGCCTGGGCCAGTGCGCGTGCGGCCCGGCCGTGATGGTCGGCGAGCGGCTGCACGGCTATGTCGATGCGAAGCGCTTCGATGCGCTGGTCCGGTCGCTGCGCGAAGCACAGGCCGCCAACGAAACCGCGGAGGTCCAGGCATGA
- a CDS encoding formate dehydrogenase beta subunit has protein sequence MSAAVNSTVNTIFVPRDSTALALGADEVARAIEREAARRGEAVRIVRNGSRGMFWLEPLVEVQTEAGRVAYGPVSAEDVPALFDAGLLQGGAHALAHGLTEEIPFLKKQERLTFARIGITDPLSLDDYRAHEGFAALERALSMAPAEIVQEVTDSGLRGRGGAAFPTGIKWKTVLGAQSAVKYIVCNADEGDSGTFSDRMVMEDDPFMLIEGMTIAGLAVGAEQGYIYCRSEYPHAIAVLESAIAIAHAAGWLGDDLRGSGKRFRLEVRKGAGAYVCGEETALLESLEGKRGVVRAKPPLPALEGLFGKPTVINNVISLATVPVILARGAQYYRDYGMGRSRGTLPFQLAGNIRQGGLVEKAFGVTLRELLVDYGGGTRSGRAIRAVQVGGPLGAYLPESRFDVPLDYEAYAAFGGVVGHGGIVVFDETVDMAKQARYAMEFCAIESCGKCTPCRIGSTRGVEVMDRIIAGEQPVKHVKLVRDLCDTMLYGSLCAMGGMTPYPVLSALNEFPEDFGLAPNPAHAAKAA, from the coding sequence ATGAGCGCCGCTGTCAACTCCACCGTCAACACCATCTTCGTGCCGCGCGATTCCACCGCGCTGGCGCTCGGCGCCGATGAGGTGGCCCGCGCGATCGAACGCGAGGCGGCCCGCCGCGGCGAAGCGGTGCGTATCGTCCGCAACGGCTCGCGCGGCATGTTCTGGCTGGAGCCGCTGGTCGAGGTGCAGACCGAAGCGGGGCGCGTGGCCTATGGCCCGGTCAGCGCGGAAGACGTGCCGGCGCTGTTCGATGCGGGCCTGCTGCAGGGCGGCGCGCATGCGCTGGCGCATGGCCTGACCGAAGAGATCCCGTTCCTGAAGAAGCAGGAGCGCCTGACCTTTGCCCGCATCGGCATCACCGACCCGCTGTCGCTGGACGACTACCGCGCGCACGAGGGGTTCGCCGCCCTGGAGCGCGCGCTGTCGATGGCGCCCGCCGAGATCGTGCAGGAAGTCACCGATTCCGGGCTGCGCGGCCGCGGCGGCGCCGCCTTCCCGACCGGCATCAAGTGGAAGACCGTGCTGGGCGCGCAGTCGGCCGTCAAGTACATCGTCTGCAATGCCGACGAAGGCGACTCGGGCACGTTCTCCGACCGCATGGTGATGGAAGACGACCCGTTCATGCTGATCGAGGGCATGACCATCGCCGGCCTCGCGGTGGGCGCCGAGCAGGGCTACATCTACTGCCGTTCCGAATACCCCCACGCCATCGCCGTGCTGGAAAGCGCGATCGCCATCGCCCACGCGGCCGGCTGGCTGGGCGACGATCTGCGTGGCAGCGGCAAGCGCTTCCGCCTTGAAGTACGCAAGGGCGCGGGCGCCTATGTCTGCGGCGAGGAAACCGCGCTGCTGGAAAGCCTGGAAGGCAAGCGCGGCGTGGTGCGCGCCAAGCCGCCGCTGCCGGCGCTGGAGGGCTTGTTCGGCAAGCCCACGGTGATCAACAACGTGATCTCGCTGGCCACCGTGCCGGTGATCCTGGCGCGCGGCGCGCAGTACTACCGCGACTACGGCATGGGCCGTTCGCGCGGCACGCTGCCGTTCCAGCTGGCCGGCAACATCAGACAGGGCGGGCTGGTGGAAAAGGCGTTCGGCGTCACGCTGCGCGAGCTGCTGGTCGACTACGGCGGTGGCACCCGCAGCGGCCGTGCCATCCGCGCGGTGCAGGTGGGCGGCCCGCTGGGCGCCTACCTGCCGGAGTCGCGCTTCGACGTGCCGCTGGACTATGAGGCCTATGCCGCGTTCGGCGGCGTGGTCGGCCACGGCGGCATCGTAGTGTTCGACGAGACCGTCGACATGGCGAAGCAGGCGCGCTACGCGATGGAGTTCTGCGCCATCGAATCGTGCGGCAAGTGCACGCCGTGCCGGATCGGCTCGACCCGCGGCGTCGAGGTGATGGACCGCATCATCGCCGGCGAGCAACCTGTGAAGCACGTCAAGCTGGTGCGCGACCTGTGCGACACCATGCTGTACGGCTCGCTCTGCGCCATGGGCGGCATGACGCCGTACCCGGTGCTGTCCGCGCTGAATGAATTCCCCGAGGACTTCGGCCTCGCCCCCAACCCGGCCCACGCGGCCAAGGCGGCGTGA